One Pirellulales bacterium DNA segment encodes these proteins:
- a CDS encoding addiction module protein, which translates to MNDYDSILAAASSMPIADQLRLIDELAASVPDDQPPTLSKQWLAEIERRSAEIDSGTVTTQPWPEVRQQLFSQVGLKRAD; encoded by the coding sequence ATGAACGATTATGATTCCATCCTGGCGGCGGCGTCTAGCATGCCCATCGCCGATCAGCTCCGGCTCATCGATGAATTGGCCGCTAGCGTGCCGGACGATCAGCCTCCCACGCTCTCTAAACAATGGCTGGCGGAAATCGAACGCCGCTCGGCCGAAATCGATTCCGGCACGGTCACTACGCAACCCTGGCCCGAAGTCCGCCAACAGCTTTTCTCGCAAGTGGGCTTGAAACGTGCGGATTGA